A genomic region of Fodinisporobacter ferrooxydans contains the following coding sequences:
- a CDS encoding demethylmenaquinone methyltransferase encodes MALPSKDQKERYVRDMFNGIAHRYDIMNTFMTFGRDQSWRKYAVQRARIQAGMQVLDVCCGTAALSIEIARSVGMEGLVTGLDFSEKMLEIGAQNVKQAHMDARIQLLQGNAMNLPFADASFDAVTVGWGLRNVPDIELALWEMYRVVKPGGWVVSLDMAKPTAPVFKQAYWLYFDWLVPMLGKVTAGKKSAYQYLHDSSKAFDSQQQLTERFRKTGFLHAAYHNLMGGVVAVVEGQKPQQ; translated from the coding sequence ATGGCATTGCCTTCAAAGGATCAAAAGGAACGTTACGTTCGTGACATGTTTAACGGAATCGCACATCGTTACGATATTATGAATACATTCATGACATTTGGCCGGGATCAGTCATGGCGCAAATATGCAGTACAAAGAGCAAGGATACAAGCGGGCATGCAAGTGCTTGACGTCTGTTGCGGTACGGCTGCCCTTTCGATCGAGATTGCGCGCAGCGTAGGAATGGAAGGACTCGTAACAGGACTTGATTTTTCCGAAAAGATGCTGGAGATCGGAGCGCAGAATGTAAAGCAAGCGCATATGGATGCTCGCATTCAATTGCTTCAGGGGAATGCCATGAATCTTCCCTTCGCAGATGCGTCCTTTGATGCCGTAACAGTCGGCTGGGGGTTGCGGAATGTCCCGGATATTGAGCTAGCGCTGTGGGAGATGTATCGCGTGGTAAAACCGGGCGGCTGGGTCGTCTCCCTGGACATGGCAAAGCCTACTGCACCGGTATTTAAACAAGCGTATTGGCTGTATTTTGATTGGCTGGTGCCGATGCTTGGCAAAGTGACTGCAGGCAAGAAGAGTGCGTATCAGTACTTGCATGATTCGTCAAAGGCGTTTGATTCCCAACAGCAATTGACAGAGCGCTTCCGCAAGACAGGCTTCCTGCATGCGGCATATCATAATTTGATGGGCGGCGTTGTTGCCGTTGTGGAAGGGCAAAAACCACAACAGTAG
- the queF gene encoding preQ(1) synthase: MSTRPAKELDVVPNPHPNRDYEVEIECPEFTALCPKTGQPDFATITLRYIPGPYIVELKSLKLYLWSFRDEGHFHEDVTNLILDDFVKFAKPRFLEVIGKFNVRGGIYTNVKASYQAPDYKGKL, encoded by the coding sequence ATGTCAACACGGCCAGCGAAAGAATTGGATGTGGTACCAAATCCGCATCCGAATCGGGATTACGAAGTGGAAATCGAATGCCCGGAATTTACCGCATTATGTCCGAAAACCGGCCAGCCGGATTTTGCCACAATTACATTGCGATATATACCTGGACCATATATTGTCGAATTGAAATCATTAAAATTGTATCTCTGGAGTTTTCGGGATGAAGGGCATTTTCATGAAGATGTGACAAATCTTATTTTGGATGATTTTGTGAAGTTTGCCAAGCCGCGTTTTTTGGAAGTGATAGGGAAGTTCAACGTGCGCGGCGGTATTTATACAAATGTGAAAGCAAGCTATCAGGCGCCGGATTATAAAGGGAAACTTTGA
- the panD gene encoding aspartate 1-decarboxylase has translation MLRKMCKGKLHRVKVTEAKLEYVGSITIDTALMKAANIVPYEMVQITNVANAVLWKTYAIPAPEGSGTICLNGPPARLFQPGDEVIVLSMAWLDEEEVQELESAVVFVNEKNRIVSVAKHKPLEEWETILHPEKLN, from the coding sequence ATGCTTCGCAAAATGTGCAAAGGGAAGCTTCATCGCGTCAAAGTCACTGAGGCAAAACTCGAATATGTCGGCAGTATTACCATCGATACGGCGCTCATGAAAGCTGCCAATATCGTGCCATATGAAATGGTGCAAATCACCAATGTAGCAAACGCTGTTTTATGGAAAACATATGCCATACCCGCACCGGAAGGATCCGGTACGATTTGTTTAAATGGACCTCCGGCGCGTCTGTTTCAACCGGGCGATGAAGTGATCGTTTTGTCCATGGCCTGGCTGGATGAAGAAGAAGTGCAGGAACTGGAATCTGCTGTTGTATTTGTAAACGAGAAAAATCGCATTGTCAGCGTGGCAAAACACAAACCGCTGGAAGAATGGGAAACCATCTTACATCCTGAAAAGTTAAATTAG
- a CDS encoding YheC/YheD family protein: MEKVVRFAIVTTVMPKKQGANGVRRPSYGFRMMVSEAQRLGVQAYLVHPDQFDWKAKRMTGWTGSDIGTDKEKWFKQTVPLPDVVYDNVFVHLVVQGKTAKVRKMCKTFHIPLFNPICPGKFSVNHIMINTDAKQYIPKTKILRQGNDAIEMLHRFKTVYVKPSGGYGGQGVTRIEKLSTEGYRVKMDRNGGKVIDFHKMMSEKELLAWLNKKKYIPHVVQQGISLIQVDGGNVDFRVVVQRGKQGKWELIGIVPKIAKKGGVVTNLVAGGRKSTLHWLIDWSNRHGQPLSVHLLEHAAVEIANVWSKRLPTLGILGFDMGLDTHGNVWMIEMNPKPARSLLTSEMRKKSFRAVAEFAQYLGSK; encoded by the coding sequence TTGGAAAAGGTCGTCCGCTTTGCGATTGTTACGACAGTTATGCCCAAAAAGCAGGGAGCAAACGGGGTGCGCCGTCCGTCCTACGGCTTCCGGATGATGGTTTCCGAGGCACAGCGCCTCGGAGTGCAGGCATATCTTGTTCATCCGGATCAGTTTGACTGGAAAGCCAAACGCATGACCGGCTGGACAGGATCGGATATCGGTACAGATAAGGAAAAATGGTTCAAACAAACGGTTCCGCTTCCAGATGTCGTCTATGATAATGTGTTTGTACATCTTGTAGTGCAAGGAAAAACAGCGAAGGTACGGAAGATGTGCAAGACATTCCATATCCCTCTATTTAATCCGATATGCCCTGGTAAGTTTTCTGTCAATCATATCATGATCAACACGGATGCTAAGCAATATATTCCGAAAACGAAAATATTGAGACAAGGAAATGACGCCATCGAAATGTTACATCGTTTTAAAACGGTTTATGTCAAGCCTTCTGGCGGCTACGGCGGACAGGGTGTCACGAGAATAGAAAAGCTGTCAACAGAAGGATATCGAGTGAAGATGGATCGCAATGGTGGAAAAGTGATCGATTTTCATAAGATGATGTCAGAAAAGGAACTTCTTGCATGGTTAAATAAAAAGAAATACATTCCTCATGTCGTCCAACAAGGCATCTCCTTGATTCAAGTGGATGGAGGAAATGTCGACTTTCGGGTCGTTGTCCAAAGAGGAAAGCAAGGGAAATGGGAATTGATCGGCATTGTTCCGAAGATCGCAAAAAAAGGAGGAGTCGTGACAAATTTGGTGGCGGGCGGCAGAAAATCGACTCTTCACTGGCTGATCGACTGGAGCAATCGACATGGACAGCCATTATCGGTTCACCTGTTGGAACATGCCGCAGTTGAAATTGCGAATGTTTGGTCGAAACGCTTGCCGACATTGGGAATCTTGGGGTTTGATATGGGGTTGGACACACATGGCAATGTATGGATGATTGAGATGAATCCAAAGCCGGCCCGTTCCTTGCTGACATCGGAAATGCGCAAGAAATCATTCCGCGCGGTTGCTGAATTTGCCCAATATCTAGGATCTAAATAG
- the trxA gene encoding thioredoxin, which produces MAVKTITDQDFEQSVQGNTPVLVDFWAAWCGPCKMLSPIVDEVSDELSGQLVVGKLNVDENPQTAQKYGIMSIPTLLVFKNGQVVKQLVGYMSKNDLKAKLADVL; this is translated from the coding sequence ATGGCGGTCAAAACGATTACCGATCAAGATTTTGAGCAATCCGTTCAAGGAAATACACCTGTTTTAGTAGATTTTTGGGCAGCTTGGTGCGGACCTTGCAAAATGTTGTCACCGATTGTTGACGAAGTTTCCGATGAGCTTTCCGGCCAATTGGTCGTGGGCAAGTTAAATGTGGACGAAAATCCGCAAACAGCACAGAAATATGGAATCATGTCGATTCCAACATTGTTGGTGTTCAAAAACGGCCAAGTGGTAAAACAATTGGTTGGGTATATGTCCAAAAACGATCTGAAAGCAAAATTGGCAGACGTTCTGTAA
- a CDS encoding glutamate-1-semialdehyde 2,1-aminomutase: protein MNRHTSDFHYQEALQYIVGGVNSPSRSYKAVGGGTPVFMERAQGAHFWDVDGNRYIDYLAAYGPLVLGHANLHVAEAITKAAHTGVLYGTPTTLEVIFAKRLQQAIPSLEKVRFVNSGTEAVMTTIRVARAYTNRSKIMKFAGCYHGHSDLVLVAAGSGPSTLGIPDSAGIPTSIAEEVITVPFNDLQAFREAMAVWGKETAAVLVEPIVGNFGMVMPQPGFLEGINEIAHSYGSLVIYDEVITAFRFHYGGAQDWLGVYPDMTALGKIIGGGLPIGAYGGKKEIMEQVAPLGPAYQAGTMAGNPASIAAGIACLEELSDPEVYKRMDRLAQTLVSGIESAAKEERQRITINRIGGAFTVYFCDHPVTNYEEAQDTDGERFAAFFRGMLEQGINLAPSKYEAWFVSAAHTDEDIHATIAAVRLVFKQMRRM, encoded by the coding sequence ATGAATCGTCATACATCCGATTTTCATTATCAAGAAGCATTGCAGTACATCGTAGGTGGAGTCAATAGCCCATCCCGTTCCTATAAAGCGGTCGGCGGCGGTACTCCTGTATTTATGGAGCGTGCGCAAGGAGCGCATTTTTGGGACGTGGACGGAAATCGTTATATCGATTATCTGGCTGCTTATGGACCGCTTGTACTGGGACATGCAAATCTGCATGTGGCAGAGGCGATCACAAAAGCAGCACATACGGGGGTTTTATACGGAACACCGACAACCCTTGAGGTTATATTTGCGAAACGGCTGCAGCAAGCCATTCCCAGTTTGGAAAAGGTGCGATTTGTCAATTCGGGCACCGAAGCTGTCATGACGACAATTCGCGTCGCCAGAGCCTATACCAACCGCTCCAAGATCATGAAATTCGCCGGTTGTTATCACGGCCACTCCGACCTTGTGCTGGTGGCCGCCGGATCTGGTCCGTCGACCCTTGGCATACCGGATAGCGCCGGGATTCCCACGAGTATTGCAGAAGAAGTCATTACCGTCCCTTTTAACGATTTGCAAGCGTTTCGAGAGGCCATGGCAGTATGGGGAAAGGAAACGGCTGCTGTTTTGGTTGAGCCGATCGTCGGAAATTTTGGCATGGTCATGCCGCAGCCTGGATTTTTGGAAGGTATTAACGAAATTGCCCATTCGTATGGAAGTCTTGTAATTTATGATGAAGTGATTACGGCATTCCGTTTCCATTACGGCGGTGCCCAAGATTGGCTGGGAGTCTATCCCGACATGACTGCGTTGGGGAAAATTATCGGCGGCGGGCTGCCGATCGGCGCATATGGCGGCAAAAAGGAAATCATGGAGCAAGTGGCACCTCTCGGCCCTGCATATCAGGCAGGAACGATGGCAGGCAACCCCGCTTCCATCGCTGCCGGCATTGCCTGCCTGGAAGAACTGTCAGATCCGGAAGTGTACAAACGCATGGACCGTTTGGCTCAAACGCTCGTGTCCGGCATTGAATCGGCAGCAAAAGAAGAACGGCAAAGAATTACAATCAACCGGATCGGCGGCGCATTCACCGTATATTTTTGCGATCATCCGGTGACCAATTACGAAGAAGCACAAGACACGGACGGAGAACGTTTCGCTGCATTTTTCCGCGGCATGCTGGAACAGGGAATCAACCTCGCTCCTTCCAAATACGAGGCTTGGTTTGTATCAGCCGCACATACGGACGAAGACATCCATGCCACGATCGCGGCCGTACGCCTTGTGTTCAAACAGATGCGGCGCATGTAG
- the selA gene encoding L-seryl-tRNA(Sec) selenium transferase encodes MDQSQLHVKLRHLPAVHKVLSATSYLEEQYPFALRSEVAAQTIAEIREQLVNGCMDEVPTIERLIDMVQTRLQEIQQMHYRPVINATGVILHTNLGRAPLAHDAVRAIVDTAGGYSNLEYRLEEGRRGSRYEHVEQLLCKLTGAEAAFVVNNNAAAVFLVLREMATDREVIISRGQIVEIGGSFRISEVMRESGGKLVEVGTTNKTHLYDYERAITPETALLLRVHTSNFRIIGFTEEPELSELVSLSKEKHIPLYEDLGSGCLIDLAPFGVSSEPTVAESIRAGVDIVSFSGDKLLGGAQAGIVVGKAEYIKRLKRNQLTRALRVDKLTLAALEATLKLYLTPEQAVDKIPTLWLMKRPVADIQGIAMQLQERFLESGMNERLDIQVVPIQSQIGGGSLPGEELPSYGLQLESRSISLTDFEYELRNLPLPIIARFHKDALIFDLRTVFPEQIDAFVKGCEDVYGKLCTFNYVDR; translated from the coding sequence ATGGATCAGTCCCAATTGCATGTTAAGTTACGTCATTTACCTGCCGTTCACAAAGTTTTGTCTGCAACTTCCTATCTGGAAGAACAGTATCCATTTGCGTTGCGATCCGAAGTGGCGGCACAAACGATTGCGGAGATTCGAGAGCAGCTTGTGAACGGATGCATGGATGAAGTTCCAACAATCGAACGGTTGATCGATATGGTGCAAACCCGATTGCAAGAGATACAGCAAATGCATTACCGCCCGGTCATCAATGCGACGGGCGTCATTTTGCATACAAATCTGGGGCGTGCACCATTGGCACATGACGCTGTCCGGGCGATTGTCGATACGGCCGGCGGTTATAGCAATTTGGAGTATCGCTTGGAAGAGGGCAGACGCGGCTCGCGGTATGAGCATGTCGAGCAGTTGTTGTGCAAGCTGACAGGAGCGGAGGCGGCGTTTGTCGTGAATAATAACGCTGCTGCAGTATTTTTGGTCCTGCGGGAAATGGCGACAGATCGGGAAGTCATTATTTCACGGGGGCAAATTGTAGAAATCGGCGGATCCTTTCGCATATCCGAAGTGATGCGGGAAAGCGGCGGCAAGCTTGTGGAAGTGGGTACAACCAACAAGACGCACCTGTATGATTATGAACGTGCCATCACGCCTGAGACTGCTTTGTTGTTACGAGTACATACGAGCAATTTTCGGATCATCGGTTTTACCGAGGAGCCGGAATTGTCAGAATTGGTGAGTCTTTCCAAGGAAAAACACATACCCTTGTATGAAGATTTGGGCAGCGGCTGTTTGATCGATTTGGCTCCCTTTGGCGTTTCATCAGAACCGACGGTGGCCGAAAGCATTCGGGCAGGTGTGGACATCGTTTCATTTAGCGGCGACAAGCTGCTCGGCGGTGCACAAGCGGGAATTGTCGTCGGTAAAGCGGAATACATCAAACGCTTGAAAAGAAATCAATTGACACGCGCCTTGCGTGTGGATAAATTGACGCTGGCAGCATTGGAAGCGACGCTAAAGCTGTATTTGACGCCGGAGCAGGCAGTTGACAAGATACCGACACTTTGGCTGATGAAACGTCCGGTTGCCGATATTCAAGGCATTGCTATGCAGTTGCAAGAACGTTTCCTGGAAAGCGGGATGAATGAACGGTTGGACATTCAGGTTGTGCCGATTCAATCGCAAATCGGCGGCGGCTCTTTGCCAGGTGAAGAACTGCCTTCTTATGGCTTGCAATTGGAAAGCCGCAGCATTTCACTGACCGATTTTGAATATGAGTTGCGCAACTTGCCACTGCCGATCATTGCAAGGTTTCATAAAGATGCGCTTATATTCGATTTGCGTACCGTTTTTCCCGAGCAAATTGATGCATTTGTGAAAGGATGTGAAGATGTTTATGGAAAACTCTGTACGTTTAACTACGTTGACAGATAA
- the selD gene encoding selenide, water dikinase SelD — MENSVRLTTLTDKAGUGCKIGPADLSAVLASLPKNMENPNVLVGIDTSDDAGIYQLTEDMAIVQTVDYFTPVVDDPYRFGQIAAANALSDIYAMGGKPITALNVVGFPITKLDPQILSEILRGGADKIREAGAVIIGGHSIDDKDPKYGIAVTGIVHPQKYWTNTGAKPGDALILTKPIGVGIITTAIKRAIVSEEDIDRVQTVMAALNKVAAEVASAFTVHGCTDVTGFGLLGHALEMARGSQVGIEIEAKQVPVLPRTYEFAEQGAVPGGSKKNMAWLADNIDFADSIDAITRTVFCDAITSGGLLLSVPADQADALVEKLRQEGVEAATVIGRVIKDNIGRIAVRS; from the coding sequence ATGGAAAACTCTGTACGTTTAACTACGTTGACAGATAAAGCCGGCTGAGGATGCAAAATAGGTCCGGCGGACCTTTCGGCAGTTTTGGCGAGTCTTCCCAAAAACATGGAAAACCCGAATGTGCTTGTCGGGATCGACACGTCAGATGATGCGGGCATCTATCAATTAACGGAGGATATGGCAATCGTACAGACCGTCGATTATTTTACACCGGTTGTCGATGATCCCTATCGTTTCGGTCAAATCGCAGCGGCAAACGCACTCAGCGATATTTATGCAATGGGTGGAAAGCCCATAACGGCTCTGAATGTTGTCGGTTTTCCCATTACAAAACTGGATCCGCAGATTTTATCGGAAATTTTGCGGGGCGGTGCGGATAAAATCCGGGAAGCGGGCGCCGTGATTATCGGCGGTCATTCTATCGATGACAAAGATCCGAAGTATGGAATTGCCGTTACGGGCATCGTGCATCCACAAAAATACTGGACGAATACCGGTGCGAAACCTGGGGATGCCCTGATCCTGACAAAACCGATCGGTGTCGGTATTATTACGACAGCGATCAAACGGGCTATCGTGTCAGAGGAAGACATAGACCGGGTACAAACAGTCATGGCTGCATTAAACAAAGTGGCTGCAGAAGTGGCAAGCGCATTTACGGTTCACGGATGTACAGATGTCACCGGGTTTGGCCTTTTGGGTCATGCTTTGGAAATGGCCCGCGGCTCGCAAGTGGGGATTGAAATTGAAGCAAAGCAAGTGCCGGTATTGCCGCGCACTTATGAATTTGCCGAGCAGGGAGCAGTTCCCGGCGGTTCAAAGAAAAATATGGCATGGCTGGCAGACAACATCGATTTTGCCGATTCGATTGATGCGATTACGCGGACTGTATTTTGCGATGCGATCACATCTGGCGGACTTTTGCTGTCCGTGCCGGCGGATCAGGCGGATGCGCTTGTGGAGAAGCTCCGGCAAGAGGGTGTGGAAGCTGCTACAGTGATCGGCCGGGTCATCAAAGACAATATCGGGCGGATTGCCGTTCGATCATAA
- a CDS encoding N-acetylmuramoyl-L-alanine amidase — translation MQKNRWLPVAVTIVLTLELFMGKPFAHAANQPDQQNQNEVVVNAYDVHIRSGAGTDYPIVGQTSYGAHYSVISQDQGWFEVRLPNGGSGWIAGWLTTSTLSTGQGNVTQTASALEKDTHVRSGPSTTYPIVATIDPGTAYLVSQISGDWIQIRLPNERSGWVAKWVVKLSDQSSQQAAHSELSQGTITASDVNLHDSASLQGKVLAHLQPGTIVQVIEQQKDWTKIQVDKQTGWVASNYVQTANQTTPLLPGPIAIASGQSTAGTVQPMGSGINIRMGPSQNDAILGIADPQTAYPVVGQSGKWWNIQLQSGKTAWIASWVVQANQVQNSKAQSGSAKPFADQSLRGKTIVIDPGHGGIDVGAIGTTTGLYEKDMALATAKILYNKLQATGAHVIMTRTNDTYVSLKQRVDDSIAAHADAFISIHENTNSNPDIAGTITYYYNAKGQDAKLAEDIEQSIDGGVAHPDLGTQFGDYYVLRQNPQLAVLVECAFLSNASDELLAESTDFQERIADGILKGVLKYFQDRQSGQSTTR, via the coding sequence ATGCAGAAAAATCGATGGCTCCCCGTTGCAGTAACGATTGTATTGACGCTGGAGCTATTCATGGGCAAGCCATTTGCTCATGCGGCGAACCAGCCAGACCAACAAAATCAAAACGAAGTCGTAGTGAACGCATACGATGTCCATATTCGCAGCGGCGCGGGAACAGACTATCCGATTGTCGGACAAACCAGCTACGGCGCTCATTATTCTGTCATCTCACAGGATCAGGGATGGTTTGAAGTGCGTTTGCCAAATGGCGGGAGCGGCTGGATTGCAGGATGGTTGACAACTTCCACGCTGTCCACAGGGCAAGGAAACGTAACACAGACAGCTTCTGCCTTGGAGAAAGATACGCATGTCCGATCCGGTCCCAGTACAACCTATCCAATCGTCGCAACGATTGATCCTGGAACTGCGTATTTGGTTTCCCAAATCAGCGGCGACTGGATTCAGATCCGCTTGCCGAATGAACGGAGCGGATGGGTGGCCAAATGGGTGGTAAAACTTTCGGATCAAAGCTCACAGCAAGCCGCGCACTCGGAACTGTCGCAAGGAACGATCACAGCTTCGGATGTAAATTTGCACGATTCGGCAAGTTTGCAAGGGAAAGTACTGGCACATCTACAGCCTGGAACGATTGTTCAAGTCATTGAACAGCAAAAGGATTGGACAAAAATACAAGTGGACAAGCAAACCGGTTGGGTAGCATCCAATTATGTGCAGACTGCGAACCAAACCACGCCCCTTTTGCCTGGGCCTATCGCGATAGCTTCCGGTCAATCAACAGCCGGAACCGTTCAGCCTATGGGATCAGGAATCAATATCCGCATGGGTCCGAGTCAGAATGATGCCATTCTCGGCATAGCGGATCCGCAAACCGCATATCCGGTTGTCGGACAATCCGGAAAGTGGTGGAACATTCAACTGCAGTCGGGCAAGACAGCATGGATTGCCTCATGGGTAGTGCAGGCAAATCAGGTGCAAAATTCCAAGGCGCAAAGCGGCAGCGCCAAGCCTTTTGCAGATCAATCCCTGCGCGGCAAAACAATCGTCATCGATCCCGGACATGGCGGTATCGATGTTGGTGCCATCGGCACGACGACTGGTTTATATGAAAAAGACATGGCGCTTGCAACAGCCAAAATCCTCTATAACAAATTGCAAGCGACAGGTGCGCATGTGATTATGACACGTACGAACGATACGTATGTTTCATTGAAGCAACGAGTCGATGATTCCATTGCAGCACATGCGGATGCATTTATCAGCATCCATGAAAATACCAATTCCAATCCGGACATCGCCGGTACGATTACGTATTATTACAATGCAAAAGGCCAGGATGCGAAACTTGCAGAGGATATCGAACAGTCGATTGACGGCGGAGTGGCGCATCCGGATCTCGGAACACAATTTGGCGATTACTATGTGCTCCGTCAGAATCCGCAATTGGCTGTACTCGTGGAATGTGCGTTTTTATCCAATGCTTCCGACGAACTGCTGGCGGAGTCTACTGATTTTCAGGAACGCATTGCTGACGGTATTCTGAAAGGCGTACTGAAATATTTTCAAGACCGGCAATCCGGCCAGTCGACGACACGATAA
- the hemZ gene encoding coproporphyrinogen dehydrogenase HemZ: MKVQIRTDGCPYYDEMERFLSLFLPDAEIIFQDHSAGTGESEPFDCIIQLQASQRVDAIHVQGELRISEQVFQAQHAKAIPAHVEHAAWRKRGKQAVLHVLHQLLEKLTGEHQPWGILTGVRPLKLVHQMVEQGLPAERIRQQLLQEYLLSPERAELLLEIADIQLQVVPDLYRLDREVSIYIGIPFCPTHCAYCTFPAYSMTEKATYVDDFLQAMDLELVHLGRLLRDYRIPVTSVYVGGGTPTSLKAPEMERMMESIYREIPNPGQWREFTVEAGRPDTITPDRVAVMRKYGVNRVSVNPQTYKASTLKEIGRGHSPAIIDKRFYLVREAGFENINMDMILGLPGETLDDVRYTMERIEALAPESVTVHTMSFKRSAVVKNERERFAIPHSQLVRRMMAEASQWAKGLGYHPYYVYRQKDILGNMENVGFAKPGKDSIYNICIMEERQTIVGIGGGAVSKCIGAGGRHMGRFANPREPKAYVETVDDFLARKDQKLRPVFESIENANVTHMQS; this comes from the coding sequence ATGAAAGTGCAAATCCGGACGGACGGATGTCCCTATTACGACGAAATGGAACGCTTCCTTTCCTTGTTTTTGCCGGATGCTGAAATCATATTTCAGGATCACTCCGCAGGAACAGGGGAATCGGAACCGTTTGATTGTATCATACAATTACAGGCTTCCCAGCGTGTGGATGCTATTCATGTGCAGGGTGAGCTTCGCATCTCGGAACAGGTATTTCAGGCACAGCATGCCAAAGCAATCCCGGCACATGTAGAGCATGCTGCCTGGCGGAAGCGCGGGAAACAAGCGGTTCTGCATGTATTGCATCAACTGTTGGAGAAGCTGACAGGCGAGCACCAGCCTTGGGGGATCTTGACGGGCGTGCGTCCGCTCAAGCTTGTTCATCAGATGGTTGAGCAGGGATTGCCGGCGGAACGGATTCGCCAACAACTGCTGCAAGAATACCTGCTATCTCCGGAACGTGCGGAATTGCTGCTGGAGATCGCGGATATCCAATTGCAAGTGGTGCCGGATTTATACCGCCTGGATCGGGAAGTCAGCATTTATATCGGAATTCCCTTCTGTCCGACACATTGCGCGTATTGTACATTTCCAGCCTACTCGATGACGGAAAAAGCTACGTATGTGGATGATTTTTTACAGGCGATGGATTTGGAGCTTGTCCATCTTGGGCGTTTATTGCGGGACTATCGTATTCCCGTCACGAGTGTCTATGTCGGTGGCGGCACGCCGACGAGCTTGAAAGCGCCGGAAATGGAACGGATGATGGAATCGATCTATCGGGAAATTCCCAATCCCGGGCAATGGCGGGAATTTACGGTGGAAGCCGGGCGTCCCGACACGATCACGCCGGATCGGGTGGCTGTCATGCGGAAATATGGCGTGAATCGCGTCAGTGTCAATCCACAGACATACAAAGCAAGCACGCTGAAAGAAATTGGCCGCGGACATTCACCGGCGATTATCGACAAACGTTTTTATCTTGTCAGAGAAGCGGGATTTGAAAATATCAACATGGATATGATCCTCGGATTGCCGGGGGAAACGCTGGATGATGTGCGGTATACGATGGAGCGGATCGAAGCGCTTGCGCCGGAATCGGTGACTGTTCACACGATGTCTTTCAAGCGATCGGCTGTCGTGAAAAACGAACGGGAGCGCTTTGCCATCCCTCATTCCCAATTGGTGCGCCGGATGATGGCAGAAGCAAGTCAATGGGCCAAGGGGCTTGGCTATCATCCCTATTATGTGTATCGGCAAAAAGATATCCTCGGCAATATGGAAAATGTCGGTTTTGCAAAACCTGGCAAAGACAGCATCTATAACATCTGCATCATGGAGGAAAGGCAAACCATAGTCGGCATTGGCGGCGGCGCCGTATCCAAGTGTATCGGAGCGGGCGGCAGGCATATGGGACGCTTTGCCAATCCCCGGGAGCCAAAAGCATATGTGGAGACAGTCGATGATTTTCTTGCCAGAAAAGATCAAAAACTGCGGCCTGTATTCGAATCGATCGAAAATGCCAATGTGACTCATATGCAATCCTAA